From Scleropages formosus chromosome 9, fSclFor1.1, whole genome shotgun sequence, one genomic window encodes:
- the LOC108927472 gene encoding stonustoxin subunit alpha-like yields the protein MSKQYAFPTDACYLTLDTNTANEYLSLSVGKREIEVKSEWKSQVYLDHPERFDHCPQVLCRQGLSGCCYWEVKWTGSNGVHIAVSYKGTSRKGNRYDSHLGYNDKSWALHCSPYNFYFRYNNNEIPVEVPVPGPSTIGVYLDHRAGTLSFYSVSRDTVTLLHRVQTTFTEPLYPGFHVCALSSLKLYFGKHKLLNAVNQLQEEICSHHDKVLEIYPSTDQQCICYQRVMDEHRGHAYRSG from the exons ATGAGTAAACAATATGCTTTTCCAACAGATGCCTGTTATCTCACACTGGACACCAACACAGCAAATGAATACCTTTCTCTTTCTGTGGGAAAGAGGGAAATTGAGGTGAAATCAGAGTGGAAATCCCAGGTATACCTTGACCACCCAGAGAGATTTGACCACTGCCCACAAGTTCTGTGTAGACAGGGTCTGTCCGGGtgctgttactgggaggttaAATGGACTGGGAGTAATGGAGTTCACATAGCAGTGTCATATAAAGGAACTAGTAGGAAAGGAAACAGGTATGACTCTCATCTTGGGTACAATGACAAGTCTTGGGCATTGCACTGCTCTCCTTACAATTTCTATTTtaggtataataataatgaaattccGGTTGAAGTACCTGTTCCCGGGCCCTCCACAATAGGAGTTTACCTGGATCACAGGGCAGGAACTCTGTCTTTCTACAGTGTCTCTAGGGACACAGtgaccctcctccacagagtccagaccacATTCACTGAACCCCTTTATCCTGGGTTTCATGTCTGTGCCTTAAGTTCTCTTAAACTCT ATTTTGGAAAGCACAAGCTGCTTAATGCCGTGAATCAGTTACAGGAGGAAATCTGTTCCCATCATGACAAAGTGCTGGAGATCTACCCCTCTACTGATCAGCAGTGTATCTGTTATCAGCGTGTGATGGACGAACACAGAGGACATG CTTACAGGAGTGGTTGA
- the LOC114911228 gene encoding CMRF35-like molecule 7 — protein MVRTDSPQRKGKVSITDNPDQLVFTVTMRKLQETDSDWYWCGVESDPVDDCTPLFLEVRKGIQSVRTRSWISAESGMSVTIRCHYDQKYKHHVKYWCKGYTWLHCTTIVRTDSPQSKGEVSIHDDPNQLVFNVTMRNLQEKDSDWYWCVVEIDWGSDDGVFLQLMVKTRVSKTNALFKKPQHATSTKHSDILSSTTSHPTGWESATFIYTSLSPTVTVEEFNSTNPAK, from the exons ATGGTACGTACTGACTCACCACAGAGGAAAGGTAAGGTGTCTATCACTGATAACCCCGACCAGCTGGTTTTCACTGTGACCATGAGGAAGCTACAGGAGACGGACTCTGACTGGTACTGGTGTGGAGTGGAGTCTGACCCTGTGGACGACTGTACGCCTCTTTTCTTAGAAGTAAGGAAAG GCATTCAAAGTGTGAGAACTAGAAGCTGGATATCAGCAGAGAGTGGAATGTCTGTCACCATCCGATGTCACTATGATCAGAAATATAAACACCATGTGAAATACTGGTGTAAAGGGTACACATGGTTACACTGTACTACCATAGTACGCACTGACTCACCACAGAGTAAAGGTGAGGTGTCCATCCATGATGACCCAAACCAGCTGGTCTTTAATGTGACCATGAGGAACCTACAGGAGAAGGACTCTGATTGGTACTGGTGTGTGGTGGAGATTGATTGGGGATCAGATGATGGTGTGTTCCTGCAACTCATGGTGAAGACCA GGGTTTCCAAAACcaatgctttatttaaaaaaccacAGCATGCGACATCTACTAAACATTCAGATATTTTGAGTTCCACTACAAGCCACCCAACAGGATGGGAAAGTGCCACATTTATCTATACTTCCTTGAGCCCCACCGTAACTGTGGAGGAATTTAACTCTACAAATCCAGCAAAGtaa